From one Trifolium pratense cultivar HEN17-A07 linkage group LG1, ARS_RC_1.1, whole genome shotgun sequence genomic stretch:
- the LOC123886096 gene encoding F-box/FBD/LRR-repeat protein At1g13570-like, with protein MRREQSQSSCMTDAEPDIISSLPGHIIDHILSHLSIKEAVRTSVLSTKWRYKWATLPNLVFDSQCISETSEDLLDIKSKLSRIIDHVLLLHSGPIRKFKLSHRELIGVTDIDRWTLHLTRRPVKEFVLEIWKGQRYKIPTCLFSCQGLHHLELFNCWLKPPSTFHGFRNLKSLDLQHVTLAQDAFENLISSCPLLERLTLMNFDGFNHLNIRSPNLQFFDIGGKFDDISFENTSQLAVVSIGLYVNFESNQSRLHGHSSNLVEFLICLPRIQRLEIQSYFLKYLAMGVVPVKLPTPCIDLSYLSIRINFNDSKEISAALCLLRNSPNLRELEILARPEEQPVPIAHHTYCWEEVCLSWPVMRVQHVRIDGISGIKPELDFVNFLLQYSPVLEKMAVKPALNTGPELVKDLLRFRRASTRAEVTYLD; from the exons ATG AGAAGGGAACAATCTCAGTCGTCTTGCATGACAGATGCGGAGCCTGATATAATTAGTAGCTTACCGGGTCATATAATAGACCACATTCTCTCACATTTGTCGATTAAAGAAGCAGTGAGAACAAGTGTTTTATCTACTAAATGGAGGTACAAATGGGCGACACTTCCAAATCTTGTGTTTGATAGCCAATGTATCTCTGAAACTTCCGAAGACCTTTTAGATATCAAGAGCAAGCTTTCAAGAATTATTGATCATGTGCTTTTACTCCATTCTGGGCCAATCAGAAAGTTCAAGCTCTCCCATCGTGAGCTTATTGGTGTGACTGATATTGATCGGTGGACTCTTCATCTAACTAGAAGGCCTGTTAAAGAGTTTGTGCTGGAAATATGGAAAGGGCAACGCTATAAGATACCTACATGCTTATTTTCTTGTCAAGGTTTACATCATTTGGAATTATTTAACTGCTGGCTTAAACCACCGTCAACATTTCATGGCTTCAGAAACTTGAAGAGTCTTGATTTGCAACATGTTACATTGGCTCAAGATgcttttgaaaacttgatatCCAGTTGCCCTCTGCTTGAACGATTGACGTTGATGAACTTTGATGGTTTCAACCATCTTAATATTCGTTCCCCAAATCTGCAGTTTTTTGACATTGGGGGTAAGTTTGACGATATAAGCTTTGAGAACACTTCTCAATTAGCGGTGGTATCCATTGGTCTGTATGTAAACTTCGAAAGCAATCAAAGTAGATTGCATGGACACTCCAGCAATTTGGTCGAATTTTTAATTTGTCTACCTCGTATACAGAGGCTGGAGATTCAAAGCTATTTTTTGAAG TATTTGGCTATGGGCGTTGTGCCAGTAAAGCTTCCTACACCTTGCATTGATCTAAGTTATCTTTCCATACGCATAAACTTCAACGATTCAAAGGAAATCTCAGCTGCTCTTTGCTTGCTCAGAAACTCACCTAATTTACGGGAATTAGAAATATTG GCACGGCCTGAGGAGCAGCCTGTTCCAATTGCACACCACACATATTGTTGGGAAGAAGTCTGTTTGAGTTGGCCAGTCATGCGAGTGCAACATGTGAGAATAGATGGCATCTCTGGTATCAAACCTGAATTGGACTTCGTCAACTTTCTACTTCAATATTCTCCCGTGCTAGAAAAGATGGCTGTGAAACCTGCTTTAAACACCGGACCAGAGTTGGTGAAAGATCTATTGCGGTTTAGGAGAGCCTCAACACGGGCTGAAGTTACTTACCTggactaa
- the LOC123886107 gene encoding type IV inositol polyphosphate 5-phosphatase 11 encodes MGNQLCKRGKLSRWTKRPTGFVHDHQTLPSEIGIRTVSVDKACNFSTTSNLCISIVTWNMNGQVSFEDLADMVGSNRDFDLLVVGLQEAPRKNVATMLLAALDESHTLIGKVAMQSLQLYLFGRKNAGSFIEELQVDKESVGGCGGIIGRKKGAVAIRINYNGISLVFISCHLSAHSRNVEERNYECRHISHSLFSKILNPNSRPAHMIVWLGDLNYRLQGIDTHPARNLIDKDLHHKLHGNDQLLQQAGEGQIFNGFCEGTLTFKPTYKYNKGSSNYDTSHKVRVPAWTDRILFKIEDTYNVEANLRSYESLDEIYGSDHKPVKAQICLRLPQTQSN; translated from the exons ATGGGGAACCAACTTTGCAAAAG AGGAAAATTATCAAGGTGGACGAAAAGGCCAACCGGTTTTGTTCATGATCATCAAACTTTGCCATCTGAGATTGGGATAAGAACTGTGAGTGTGGATAAAGCTTGTAACTTCTCCACCACTTCAAATCTTTGCATCTCCATAGTTACTTGGAATATGAATGGTCAG GTTTCGTTTGAAGATTTAGCAGATATGGTTGGTAGCAACCGCGATTTCGATCTTCTAGTTGTTGGCTTGCAAGAAGCTCCAAGAAAAAATGTTGCAACTATGCTTTTAGCAGCTTTGGATGAAAGTCACAC GCTGATAGGTAAAGTTGCCATGCAATCTTTGCAGTTGTATCTGTTTGGACGAAAGAATGCAGGATCATTCATTGAAG AATTACAGGTGGACAAAGAATCTGTTGGAGGGTGTGGAGGAATAATTGGAAGAAAGAAAGGGGCTGTAGCAATCCGTATTAACTACAATGGCATAAGTTTGGTGTTCATCTCGTGCCACCTTTCCG CTCATAGTCGCAATGTGGAAGAAAGAAATTATGAATGCAGACATATATCACACTCCCTCTTCTCCAAGATTTTGAACCCAAATTCTAGACCGGCCCATATGATTGTTTGGCTAGGAGATCTTAACTATAGGCTTCAAGGGATTGATACACATCCTGCAAGGAACCTAATAGACAAAGATCTTCACCAT AAGCTGCATGGTAATGATCAACTCTTGCAACAAGCTGGAGAAGGACAAAttttcaatggattttgtgAGGGGACATTGACATTCAAGCCAACATATAAGTATAATAAAGGAAGTAGCAATTATGATACAAGTCATAAG GTTAGAGTACCAGCATGGACAGATCGTATACTATTCAAGATAGAAGACACATACAACGTGGAAGCAAATCTACGTTCCTACGAGTCCTTAGATGAAATATACGGTTCAGATCATAAACCAGTAAAGGCACAAATCTGCTTAAGACTTCCTCAAACTCAATCCAATTAA